One window of Dehalobacterium formicoaceticum genomic DNA carries:
- a CDS encoding type II toxin-antitoxin system prevent-host-death family antitoxin, whose translation MNIRPSAAIRKNYNEISELCKRTGEPVFLTKNGTGDLVVMDVEAFARRESMLKLRETLLRSEEERIAGKPGHSIDESAKMMSRAIREVTDAKRG comes from the coding sequence ATGAATATACGACCTTCCGCAGCAATCCGTAAAAACTATAACGAGATATCTGAACTCTGCAAGCGTACAGGAGAACCTGTCTTTCTGACGAAGAATGGAACCGGCGACCTTGTAGTGATGGATGTGGAGGCATTTGCAAGACGCGAAAGCATGCTGAAGCTCAGGGAAACGCTGCTGCGCTCAGAGGAAGAAAGGATTGCCGGCAAACCGGGGCACTCTATTGATGAATCGGCAAAAATGATGAGCCGGGCAATTCGGGAGGTTACGGATGCCAAACGAGGGTAG
- a CDS encoding type II toxin-antitoxin system RelE/ParE family toxin produces MPNEGRRYTVTIQDPAAEMLVHHARFLAQVSETAANRLVTEFIKQAKTLETMPERCPWVIDPLIPEHKYRKLLFEKHYMLLFQVVGENVFVGAMVDCQQNYAWLL; encoded by the coding sequence ATGCCAAACGAGGGTAGGCGATATACCGTTACGATTCAGGATCCGGCCGCCGAAATGCTTGTGCATCACGCACGTTTTCTTGCTCAGGTCAGCGAAACGGCTGCGAACCGCTTGGTTACGGAATTCATCAAGCAGGCAAAAACATTGGAAACCATGCCGGAACGCTGCCCTTGGGTAATTGACCCGCTGATACCCGAACACAAATACAGGAAGCTGCTCTTTGAAAAGCACTATATGCTGCTTTTTCAGGTTGTTGGTGAAAATGTGTTTGTTGGCGCGATGGTAGATTGTCAGCAAAACTACGCCTGGCTACTGTAA